The sequence below is a genomic window from Cicer arietinum cultivar CDC Frontier isolate Library 1 chromosome 6, Cicar.CDCFrontier_v2.0, whole genome shotgun sequence.
GTGGAAGTTGTTATTACCCAAATACCCTTCAAAATCATGCTTCTTATGCTTTCGACAGTTATTATCAGTCCAAGAATCAAGCCCCTGGTTCTTGTTATTTTGGTGGCCTTGCAAGTATTGCTGTGACCGATCCAAGTATGAATAAATTACCtcatttaactaatttttagattaaatatatttttcattttgatatttttttaaaagaaaaagatattttttttttattttcaaacgTATAAAGAATTTAATTGCAAGCATTCATGAACACAAATTTAgagatagtaataataaaaatcaaatatcttTAATGATTTAATGATATTGTGATTGACTGGccctataaaaatattttggcttaattgcagttttagtccccctattttagtcGAATTGCAAAAGTATTcccctcattttatttctctccaatTTTGGTCTCTTTAACataattttggtaaaaaacttgatgaaatttcatattttttgcatttatttaagtcacatcatgcctcaagatcttgTGGTACAACAATTGTACCTAAAATCTAAGATTATAAATGATGTGGTGCGActtgaaaaaatgaaacttcatcaaattttggaccaaaaatctatttggggaccaaaactagagagaaataaaatgggggactacatttgcgattcaactaaaataggaggactaaaactgcaattaagtcaaatATTTTACACCAACaatgtatatgaattaaattcatataaaatgataaaatttcaGTTTGGTcctataaaagttatttttgttgatattaATTCACTTGTTTTAAGAATTAGGGATCAAATCAAAATTCACTCATTTTATagatataaaaaacatatttaacattGTTTTACCCAATTTAAATGTTTAACGATACatgttttaagttttaaattcgtatttaatttttttgatgaaaACTCACCTTTTTAATAGTGAtatgtttatgtttattttccacacaaaaAATGTTTATGTACATATAAACATGTTTATATGTATATAGTCGACATTGCAATGTTGATTAATTATGATCTCATCTCTTTTTTTCCTGTGGATGTATATAGGCTTTGGACGATGTCAATACCCATATTCTCGAAGGAACAAATCTTCTGACATGAATGAAAGATCGATTGATTACAATCCATAAAAAATATGAGTCAATGTATATATTTTGGCTATGtaatgtttatattattataagaattattaaataataactaGTCATGAGTTATTaatatcttataataatttgcgaaataatttatattttctaattcatatgagtgatgtttttatttattttgcccAGTTCCTAGAAGAAAAAGCTATAGTAATTTGGTTCAATCAAGACATAAATCAAAACGTAAGTAAATTCTGATTAAAAGTTGTTTCAATCGTTTGAGttctatcaatttttaaataggttcttaaaccataaaaattgtaattaagttCATGTTTTTTTGTAATTAAGGCTTATAAAATTTGACTAACGATTGACCAATGACAATGCAATAGAATGAcctatttacaaaaaaatacaatagtTCAGGTAtcttattacaatttttttagttttaaaagacctatttaaaaattctcaaatagtttaaaaatctaGAGAATAATTAAACCAAATTTGAACTAGCTATTTTTATAAGCTAGAAAGTGAGACATCAGTAGACAATAGACATTTTAGTCTTTGAAACTGTAAATGTTGATCAATTTTGTTCCCAACTTTCTAATTATGTGAAATGATATTAAACACTTATGTTGGTGCAATTTTTTTGCTAAATACCTCATTTTCAactttaaaaatgaataatttttgtaattcaattgatgacacataattaactaatatttctAAATGATCCTATAACatcatatcatatgtcacatcatttaTATACATTGTCAATTTTGCGTCTATATTTTTAGAGATTaatcaaatatctgatatttaaaaatgagaAACTAATTTCgtgaatttataaaaataagagagccaaaattataattcagtctttaaaatataagtatttgtgttttttttttatcatgaatTAATTTTAACCGTTCGGTTTTATTACTTTGATTCTATTATAAACAATTTAGTGCATTGTTGTTTGTATTTCCTACGAGACAAAAGGTTATGACCATGTTCAATAGCATTGATGTGAATAATATGATTCTTATCATATAAAACAAACATGTACCGTGAACTCAAATGTGAGATTATTCAGAGAAAAAGGATTTggttttctttctttaatttttatttagaggagaataaaatcaaatttctgACCAAGTCAACACAACTTGTTTAGTTAGTTTATAGTTAGGCTTTAGATAACTAACTAAGTACTTCATTGTATCAAGTGTTGATCAACACTATATATATACTGATCCTTCCATTTGTAAACTTAATTATTCATCAATATTATGAGGTATTATTCAGGAAACTATTTTTTCAATACAGAATaatttatgataaataaaaaagttccTAACAATTTATGTCAACGAAGAAAAGAGAAATTgtctttattaaataaaaaaacatttattcaattaaaaatattgaagtacattaaatattttacctttttaatattttattattgttattttaatataagtcTAATTTGGTGGTGATGTACCCATGCTCTATTTAAATAAAGAGCAAAATAGAAGCCAAATAGATAAAGCAAAATCACCACATAATAGTTCAGAAACAAAATTCCATCATTTCCTTTGATTTATTCAATCACCTCACCAAAGTCGATTTCATTTATATTAATGTTTGTAACACATTATTTTGATGAATGTGATAGTTGGAGAAGCATAAAAATTGTGTGTGGCTAGGAATGATGCCAATTCCCAACAATTGcttaatgttttaaattatgCATGCTCAAGAGTTAATTGTGGGCCTATTCAGCTTGGTGCAAGCTTTTTTTCCCAAAATCATTTACAAATGTTGCATAATGGTATAGATAAAAAGATTATGAACATGGAAAAAAACTCGAGGGACTAGATCATAATTCACTTATTTTATaaggataaaaatataatttttatttttttctaaaataattttgaggTTTCTAACATTTAAAGAGATTTTGTACAATAAAACGagctttattttacttttttgacgaatattcaaatttttaaaaatagtgatGTTTGTATTTGGTAGTCATTGcattatattaattatgttgtGATCAATAGCTAATTTATCTCTATTTTTGTGTGTGAATAGCTACTGAGAATATATATACCTATCTTATGAAAGGTATGATGTCACATAATATAAATCTAGAGTTAATCATAGTAACTTAGTTAAGAGATTAAGAAAATGGTAAGAGAACAAAGACTATCAACAAATGTCTCAATGTACAATTTATTATCtttcatcaatataaaaatcaacGAGTTTTTCTCTATGTAAAATTCTCAAACTTACTTTACATATGAGATGAATCTTGGTCTATTTGATTATGTGATTTTTAAGACATAATCTTAATTTGTCTTCCaatatttgattgatttgaTAGTGCACAATATTTTATAACTGAAACTAATTGGTAAAATCGTTTAATTCGATGTTTAATTAGCATTGTTGGAGGAGTATATACATCAGTGACAACACGTCAAACAAACAAATCTTCTAACACGAATAAAAGATTCAAGAGCTATGATAAAACGGAATCATACAATTCATCACATAATAACcacgataaataaataaaatataagttgtgatattttattttattacacaaTGTATACATTTTATGATGAACAAATAAActatagattttaataatttgaaatctTAATGCACAACtctaagataaaaataaatcttgAAGGCAAAAATCATCGATCATGAATAATTATGTTGATTCATTGTCAAAATAGCCATGGCGAGGATGGAAACAATGGTATATCTAAGACATACAATTTTAGccataaaacattttttttaatctttaagcCTTTTTCCAATGAAGATACTAGTATGCTATACTACTGTACTATTGGGCAAAGtccaatataatataatatatttaagattaagttaaatatttttatggcTTTTTATTGATCTTATGTCGAATTAcaattttcttttctcttttatattatattatattatatttttgtttttaactatTTGATTCTCGAATATTGGTAGAAAGTAAGTAAAGTATTGTGAAATATtgttaaaattagaatttaaatttgGATTCTCTCGAGCACTAAAATTTTTTTTGcatcattatttaaaatattaattcttaataaatttaatgaatattgatttgtcatatttattcaaatacaaTATATTCTAATAAATCTAAGTGATTATTGtattcatattttttgtttgtaaaagAGATAGTAAATACTACCATAAAACTTATAGACAACTATGAAGTACCGAATTCAAACTTGAAATAAGaaattcaatataataatatcaatatttattaactGTGTTTGATCTAAATGAGAACtttgacataaattaaattatattttctttttttgtgatGAAAAGATATAGcgatataaattttcaaaagaaaaataaagaaaataataaaatagaaataagaCGAGTCCTAACCCACATAGTTGGGCTACAAGAAGACTAAAcattctctaaaaaaaattaaacattgatTCTTGATTGACAACACTCTTATGAATAAGAAAATATTACAAGACAATAATAACTGACAGTTAGTCATGTCAAATTAATATcaagatttatttaaaatatttagaattaacACCACATATCTTGTATAAAGGTTGGAGTATGTTGGTACTCCTTAATTAAATGTTGcttataaaaagaataaaatcaaaacgtatacattgataaataaaaaaagtgaagAGTCATATGACTCATAACATTGCTTTATTGTTGTTCGGTCTGTGTATTGTATGATGTCGAATAATCAATTGATCTTTTCATTCATGCTCTTCCAACAATactaattaaacataaaaaaagcAAATAACATTATCAATTAGTTACATGTAAAAAATGTTGGGCACTAAAAACcaataaaaacatcaaatcaAATCTTGAACACAATTTATGGTCATACCTTCAGAAAGATGGATATACGCACTTTCCATAACCTATACAtagaaaaaaaagttgaattttcaTCAGAAAATTAAAGGGAAAAAATGTAGctcattaaacataaaaaacattgaaaagaaattaaaaaattaagatgaaataagttttttatCCTTATAAAATGAGATCATAATTTTGATTTAGTGttcgaaaaaaaatatgatttgatttttatactatttttatcCATGCAACTATGCtccatttgaaaaatattttcttaaactCAAATTAAGTTAGACTTAGATATAtcataaaatgaatattaatgaCCAAAATAAGTTCTTTCAAATCTTAGCCATAGGATAGTCAAAGAGAAAGTGATTTTGTTggaaccaaaataaaaattacctcATCTAAGTggatttaaaataatcattttaaaattttaagggattaaataaataaaaaaactacaaggataaaaaatgagaaaattaatcatgcactattaatataaattagttttaaaacgACGttcaatcataaaaaaaattatttaataaaaaattaattaaaagaatattGGTATTTATACTTGGTTCAGTGTTAACAATGGTTGCACTGCCACCAAAATCGCAAGAGCCATCAGCTTGCTTCTTCATTTGATAGTAACTATCAAAAGCATAAGAAGCATGACTTTGGATGGTGTTTGGATTATAACAAAGTCCACCGGGCTGAATAGGCCCACAATCAGCTCCAGCTCCACATGCATAATTTATAGCACTAATTAAGGCCTGGGTATCAGCTCCCTCCTTAGCCACACACCATGTTTTTGCTGCTCCTACAATCATCACATTAATGAAAATCATGGTTGTCACAAACATTAACATAACTGAAATCAACTTTGATGAGGCCATTGAAGAATTCAAAGAAGATGATCAGATATTGTTTGACTTGTTTCTGAATTATTATGTGAGGTGGTTTTTCTTTACTTATTTTGCTCTATATATcacaagtatatatataaatagaacaTACATAAATTTACCACTGCTTAAATtcgatattaaattattaaagtaaaaaaatatttcaaaaacaaatatttactgatttctaacattttaattcaaaaatatataatttttatttaggtaaaagtattttataatcTTAAGGGAAATTATTGATGATATAGTCATATTGCTTCTCTAATTATAGAAGAGACGTTGACTAATGCATGAGATGTGATACACTgcattttcttctaaaaaaataaaaataaaagatactaTGTATTTAAAAAGTTATCAATACTCAATAAAAACcgatttttataattaaaattctccttttttttattatattttactactaatattcatattttataaatataacttttccttttttttagtttttcttttctataaatcaatttttctaaataaagttACCTTTCAAATGCGTTGACCATATTTATATCTATCTATATCTAATCATACTATATATAATTACAATAGATTTTACATGAATAACTCTATAATTATCGAATAATTCTCAACAACTCTACAAATATACatgacaagaaaaaaaaaaagatatgcGTCTCTCAAACATTTgattattacaaaaatagttaattaaattttataatcaagTAAATGTtcaatgcatttttttaaaatcaaatttaatattaactcCATTAAAACTATTCCGTGTATTGAACTGTAGATTACACTATTTAAAGAAAATCTTTAATAGACGATTTCAAAACTACTTAAGATAGTAGAATCTATTTAAAAGGATTTAGATATTTATtcggttaaaaaaaattgagattcagtcaattttttgttgttgagatttttactttttttataatagcTATTGAATACAAAATGTATAGGAAAATCATAACTATTTTGctatctttaaaattttatttttcagttaaTATACGTATTTCTCTATCAtgtttttgaatatttaatgTTGTATATGACACCCTACActctaaattaatattagtttttttttttaaagaaaaataatgagattcttcaataaaatatataaatttttaaacatttgtTTAAGGTAAATAGTATCACTTAATTATAAACATGTcatataaattgaaatttttcatcaaactcaGCAActcaaaaatcataataatcaacaacaaaattctttttaaaGTACACAGAGCcttagtgtattttttttttatagaataacACCactataacaaatttttttagacCTCATAGTTTCAAACTTTTAAAGCAAGGTTTTCATCCCACAAAAAAACAACCAATACAATAACAATACACCATACATCCACCcaacttacaaaaataaaaaccaatttcTAAAAGGGTAAACAAAATATAGGACGAATGCACGCGTaatttatatattgaatattgttttttagttattttaattattatgcaTAAATTCTTTTActatttccttcttttattatatatattttatttaaataatagtgGTTTGATTCTTGACGAATAAAGTCATCGATATTATAttatctatataatattatattatttttttagttttaaccaTTTGGTTCACAAAGGAAATGCGCACCTATAATTTGGATAATGGTCAAGAGTTGAGTAAAGTATTCtcaaatattgtaaaaattaaaatttaaattcgaGTTCTTCGAACACTGAAAATTTTATTgcaacattatttaaaacagTAATTCttaataactttaatgaatattgatctatcatattatttcatatacattatattttaatgaatctatcatattatttcatatacagtatattttaatgaatctaagtattcaattcttttttttttttttgtaaaatagaTAGTAAATACCACCGTCAAACTCACAGACAATTGTGAAATCTTggattagaatttaaaataaaacgtcCAATAGATTGTAATTTCTCGACGGTTAGGCATGAtggattttgaaataattgcaGCATGATAGATAAGATTTTCTTGACGGATAAGATAAGTGTGTTATATCTAGGAAGTCTTTAATGTCAGTTTCGAGGATGAAACTATTTTAGGTGGATAGAATGTAGGAcccttatttattattattattaataatgtgtaaaatatatttttattttattataatttctaatgtgattgttattattattatatttttatccaaTTATAACTGAATATTTTgctaattattaaaaaaatattaataataatacttataataatgccacaatttaactatttcaagaaaacaaaaacaataaaggTATAAATTAGAAAGAGGCAATGAAAAACAAATTGCTATAATTTAGGAAGAGAGATATTAAAATAGTCTTGATGAGAAGAACAACTTTTCTATCTCTACACAACACA
It includes:
- the LOC101513947 gene encoding glucan endo-1,3-beta-D-glucosidase-like codes for the protein MIFINVMIVGAAKTWCVAKEGADTQALISAINYACGAGADCGPIQPGGLCYNPNTIQSHASYAFDSYYQMKKQADGSCDFGGSATIVNTEPSYGKCVYPSF
- the LOC101513619 gene encoding PLASMODESMATA CALLOSE-BINDING PROTEIN 2-like, with protein sequence MASQKLDSIMLMLTIVTTMTLMNVMIVRAKTWCVVRSSASGPPLQNALNYACGNGADCGPIQPGGSCYYPNTLQNHASYAFDSYYQSKNQAPGSCYFGGLASIAVTDPSFGRCQYPYSRRNKSSDMNERSIDYNP